The following are from one region of the Gossypium hirsutum isolate 1008001.06 chromosome D03, Gossypium_hirsutum_v2.1, whole genome shotgun sequence genome:
- the LOC107937844 gene encoding uncharacterized protein isoform X1: MEENKEGSTKLEARDETRKRPSIFIIGCPNVGKRTLISRLATVEFEEEEEEDSSQVVVRRWTINTKYYTADVSLCMAHLQDGFSARTLPIFNHSTALVMVFDMSNLSTLSALRDWVSYTDIQNFEILLCIGNKVDRIPGHPVHAEYTKRLHKLDDSSTHPSSDFTQYGISEAEGSSLLGNEDPSSNIRKKCLEWCIDHNIEFIEACASNAEFDKCLSVDGDLQGVERLYGAISAHMWPGMVLKSGDMITEPSLPEKEDSSEEEPDYQFEYEVLSAGSAEPGNEIVEEWVSASPTNTFLDIAKSVDAGNYVTECAPGNIAGCKKEELHTFLTFSGLGEKIDRMEPNAEEAGLASASEVDDGPHYDFEDLEQLMSEIGNIRSNLRLMPDFQRREMAAKLAIKMAAMFGGDSDDEEEI; encoded by the exons ATGGAAGAAAACAAGGAAGGATCCACAAAATTGGAAGCCCGGGATGAGACTAGGAAGCGACCATCCATTTTCATCATTGGATGTCCCAACGTCGGCAAGCGCACCCTGATCTCCC GGCTTGCCACTGTGGAgttcgaagaagaagaagaagaagatagctCCCAAGTGGTTGTCCGTCG CTGGACTATCAATACCAAATACTACACTGCTGATGTTTCTCTGTGTATGGCTCATCTTCAAGATGGATTTTCAGCTCGAACCCTCCCTATATTTAACCATTCAACTGCCTTGGTCATGGTTTTTGATATGTCTAAT TTGTCAACTCTTTCTGCTCTTCGGGATTGGGTATCTTACACTGATATCCAAAACTTTGAGATTTTACTCTGCATTGGAAACAAAGTTGATCGAATTCCAGGTCATCCTGTCCATGCTGAATACACAAAACGCCTACACAAACTTGATGATTCCTCTACTCATCCTTCATCTGACTTCACTCAATATGGAATTTCTGAAGCTGAAGGAAGCAGTCTATTGGGAAATGAAGACCCATCCTCCAACATTCGCAAGAAATGCTTGGAATGGTGCATTGACCACAACATTGAGTTCATTGAAGCCTGTGCTTCTAATGCTGAATTTGACAAAT GTTTGTCGGTTGATGGTGATTTACAAGGAGTTGAACGACTTTATGGTGCTATTTCTGCTCATATGTGGCCTGGAATGGTTCTGAAATCTGGTGATATGATAACTGAACCTTCACTACCTGAGAAAGAAG ATTCATCTGAAGAAGAACCTGATTATCAGTTTGAATATGAAGTGCTATCTGCGGGTTCAGCTGAACCAGGGAATGAGATTGTTGAAGAATGGGTTTCTGCAAGTCCAACTAACACATTCCTGGATATAGCGAAATCAGTTGATGCGGGAAATTATGTTACAGAGTGTGCTCCAGGGAACATAGCCGGATGCAAAAAGGAAGAGTTGCatacttttctgacattttctgGTTTAGGGGAGAAAATTGACAGAATGGAACCCAATGCTGAAGAAGCTGGTCTAGCTTCAGCTTCAGAAGTAGATGATGGCCCACATTATGATTTTGAGGATTTGGAACAGTTGATGTCTGAGATTGGAAATATTCGCAGCAACTTGAGGTTAATGCCTGATTTTCAAAGGAGGGAGATGGCTGCCAAGCTGGCTATTAAAATGGCTGCCATGTTTGGAGGTGACAGTGATGATGAAGAGGAGATATGA
- the LOC107937844 gene encoding uncharacterized protein isoform X2 codes for MAHLQDGFSARTLPIFNHSTALVMVFDMSNLSTLSALRDWVSYTDIQNFEILLCIGNKVDRIPGHPVHAEYTKRLHKLDDSSTHPSSDFTQYGISEAEGSSLLGNEDPSSNIRKKCLEWCIDHNIEFIEACASNAEFDKCLSVDGDLQGVERLYGAISAHMWPGMVLKSGDMITEPSLPEKEDSSEEEPDYQFEYEVLSAGSAEPGNEIVEEWVSASPTNTFLDIAKSVDAGNYVTECAPGNIAGCKKEELHTFLTFSGLGEKIDRMEPNAEEAGLASASEVDDGPHYDFEDLEQLMSEIGNIRSNLRLMPDFQRREMAAKLAIKMAAMFGGDSDDEEEI; via the exons ATGGCTCATCTTCAAGATGGATTTTCAGCTCGAACCCTCCCTATATTTAACCATTCAACTGCCTTGGTCATGGTTTTTGATATGTCTAAT TTGTCAACTCTTTCTGCTCTTCGGGATTGGGTATCTTACACTGATATCCAAAACTTTGAGATTTTACTCTGCATTGGAAACAAAGTTGATCGAATTCCAGGTCATCCTGTCCATGCTGAATACACAAAACGCCTACACAAACTTGATGATTCCTCTACTCATCCTTCATCTGACTTCACTCAATATGGAATTTCTGAAGCTGAAGGAAGCAGTCTATTGGGAAATGAAGACCCATCCTCCAACATTCGCAAGAAATGCTTGGAATGGTGCATTGACCACAACATTGAGTTCATTGAAGCCTGTGCTTCTAATGCTGAATTTGACAAAT GTTTGTCGGTTGATGGTGATTTACAAGGAGTTGAACGACTTTATGGTGCTATTTCTGCTCATATGTGGCCTGGAATGGTTCTGAAATCTGGTGATATGATAACTGAACCTTCACTACCTGAGAAAGAAG ATTCATCTGAAGAAGAACCTGATTATCAGTTTGAATATGAAGTGCTATCTGCGGGTTCAGCTGAACCAGGGAATGAGATTGTTGAAGAATGGGTTTCTGCAAGTCCAACTAACACATTCCTGGATATAGCGAAATCAGTTGATGCGGGAAATTATGTTACAGAGTGTGCTCCAGGGAACATAGCCGGATGCAAAAAGGAAGAGTTGCatacttttctgacattttctgGTTTAGGGGAGAAAATTGACAGAATGGAACCCAATGCTGAAGAAGCTGGTCTAGCTTCAGCTTCAGAAGTAGATGATGGCCCACATTATGATTTTGAGGATTTGGAACAGTTGATGTCTGAGATTGGAAATATTCGCAGCAACTTGAGGTTAATGCCTGATTTTCAAAGGAGGGAGATGGCTGCCAAGCTGGCTATTAAAATGGCTGCCATGTTTGGAGGTGACAGTGATGATGAAGAGGAGATATGA